The following coding sequences lie in one Rhodococcus rhodochrous genomic window:
- a CDS encoding MarR family winged helix-turn-helix transcriptional regulator encodes MDAPPRSSRRRSKKKFDRQVDAVMWASRALVGIAAASVAEVEDRVSIPQLRVLVLVGTRGPLSLAVVADDLGVDPSNASRTVDKLIKLGLLDRRDAPEDRRRLALTLTPSGADLVQTVTDHRRDAISAVLKRLSASQRDDLAVALDAFAVAAGEPITDDALTLLWPIHP; translated from the coding sequence ATGGACGCTCCGCCCCGTTCTTCCCGACGACGTTCGAAGAAGAAGTTCGATCGGCAGGTCGATGCGGTGATGTGGGCGTCGCGCGCACTGGTGGGGATTGCGGCAGCGTCGGTTGCCGAAGTGGAGGACCGAGTCAGCATTCCGCAGTTGCGCGTGCTCGTGCTGGTGGGCACACGCGGCCCGCTCAGTCTCGCGGTCGTAGCAGACGATCTCGGAGTCGATCCTTCCAACGCAAGTCGAACGGTGGACAAGCTGATCAAGCTGGGGTTGCTGGATCGACGTGATGCCCCGGAGGATCGCCGCAGACTCGCCTTGACGTTGACGCCGTCCGGTGCCGATCTCGTACAGACTGTCACAGACCATCGGCGTGATGCCATCTCCGCGGTATTGAAAAGGTTGAGTGCTTCGCAGCGCGACGACCTCGCGGTCGCCCTCGACGCCTTTGCGGTAGCCGCCGGCGAACCGATCACCGATGATGCGCTCACGTTGTTGTGGCCGATCCATCCGTGA
- a CDS encoding alpha/beta fold hydrolase, translating into MTGLHTKYPYRSPGDHIFVQSSCRRLLSGTKQRYEVRYVDSALGATGVVTSGTRSALPAIVVVAGTEVPAAAMTALIDVLGPSRQVFIVDPPGMPGLSDPRYPVRDLWTVYGQWFDTVLAQLTSSPVTVIGYGFGAAIAVSAPRHVHVTDLVLAAPIGLSPIRQTAASRWHRWRWHTDADPQSAERFLRVVTGTGFKPDADLVALYCTIGAHYLPPRIRPLVPDDAITQKAEHVPITIAVGGDDPFLTEPVRGALGGRVPQASIHLLDGVGHLIPLEAPEQLAALADSAISTAPSPAIQRPGRSSTSNHVEDM; encoded by the coding sequence GTGACCGGTCTGCACACCAAGTACCCCTATCGCAGTCCCGGTGACCACATCTTTGTGCAGTCCTCGTGTCGCCGCCTGTTGTCCGGTACGAAGCAGCGGTACGAGGTTCGGTACGTCGACAGTGCGCTGGGTGCCACCGGTGTGGTCACCAGCGGCACCCGATCCGCGTTGCCGGCAATCGTAGTGGTGGCCGGTACGGAGGTTCCGGCTGCGGCGATGACGGCACTGATCGATGTCCTCGGTCCGTCCCGGCAGGTTTTCATCGTCGACCCGCCGGGGATGCCGGGTTTGAGCGACCCGCGATATCCCGTCCGAGATCTCTGGACCGTTTACGGGCAGTGGTTCGACACGGTGTTGGCCCAGCTGACGTCCTCACCGGTGACCGTGATCGGGTACGGATTCGGTGCCGCGATCGCCGTATCGGCGCCACGCCACGTGCACGTCACCGATCTCGTGTTGGCCGCCCCGATCGGGTTGTCCCCGATCCGGCAGACCGCGGCGTCACGATGGCACCGGTGGCGGTGGCACACCGACGCCGATCCGCAGTCGGCAGAGCGGTTCCTGCGTGTGGTGACCGGTACCGGTTTCAAGCCCGATGCGGACTTGGTGGCGTTGTACTGCACTATCGGTGCGCACTACCTTCCGCCCCGGATCCGGCCATTGGTCCCCGACGACGCGATCACACAAAAGGCAGAGCACGTCCCGATCACGATCGCAGTCGGTGGAGACGACCCTTTCCTGACCGAGCCCGTGCGCGGCGCGCTCGGCGGGCGGGTACCCCAGGCATCGATCCACCTGCTCGACGGCGTCGGGCATCTGATCCCGCTCGAAGCCCCCGAACAGCTCGCCGCACTCGCCGACTCTGCGATATCCACCGCCCCCTCCCCCGCGATACAGCGGCCCGGACGATCGAGCACCAGCAACCACGTCGAGGACATGTGA
- the nhaA gene encoding Na+/H+ antiporter NhaA, whose protein sequence is MAEILRKETVGGVLLLIGALAALIWANTTWSDSYHTLRETTVGPAALHLDLSLGAWAADGLLAVFFFVVGVELKREFVEGSLRDLRRAAMPVTAALGGMAVPALIFVTVNLRGGAEALNGWAVPTATDIAFAVAILAVIGSHLPSALRTFLLTLAVVDDLLAVTVIAVFYTDELNLLYLGAALVPLLAFGITLRRGGGRWWLLVPLAGLTWWLVHESGVHATIAGVLLGFAVPVTRRVGDSSVAVAEHIEHRIRPLSAGFAVPVFAFFAAGVTVGGLSGLSDALTDPISLGVIAGLVLGKVAGIFGVSYLVARFTRARLDDELRWVDVLGVSLLGGIGFTVSLLIGDLAYGAGTVAADHVKVAVLCGSLLSAVLASIVLTSRNRTYRRIRAAELEDEDGDGIPDVYQQR, encoded by the coding sequence GTGGCGGAGATCCTCCGCAAGGAAACCGTCGGGGGCGTGCTGCTGCTGATCGGCGCGCTGGCAGCGTTGATCTGGGCAAACACCACGTGGTCGGATTCCTACCACACGTTGCGGGAGACCACCGTCGGCCCGGCTGCGTTGCACCTGGATCTGTCCCTCGGGGCCTGGGCGGCCGACGGGCTGCTGGCGGTGTTCTTCTTCGTCGTCGGCGTCGAACTCAAACGCGAATTCGTCGAAGGCAGCCTGCGGGATCTGCGGCGCGCCGCGATGCCGGTGACCGCCGCCCTCGGCGGAATGGCCGTGCCCGCACTGATCTTCGTGACGGTCAATCTCCGCGGCGGAGCCGAAGCGTTGAACGGCTGGGCGGTGCCCACCGCCACCGATATCGCGTTCGCGGTGGCGATCCTCGCCGTGATCGGCAGTCATCTGCCGTCGGCCTTACGTACCTTTCTGCTCACCCTCGCCGTGGTCGACGATCTGCTCGCGGTGACTGTGATCGCCGTGTTCTACACCGACGAGCTGAACCTGCTGTATCTGGGTGCTGCGTTGGTTCCCCTGCTGGCCTTCGGTATCACGCTGCGACGCGGGGGCGGCAGGTGGTGGTTGCTGGTGCCCTTGGCCGGCCTGACGTGGTGGCTGGTGCACGAATCCGGTGTGCACGCCACCATCGCCGGGGTACTGCTCGGGTTCGCGGTTCCCGTCACCCGCCGGGTCGGAGACAGCTCGGTCGCGGTCGCCGAGCACATCGAACACCGCATCCGGCCTCTGTCCGCGGGGTTCGCGGTGCCGGTGTTCGCGTTCTTCGCCGCCGGCGTCACCGTCGGGGGACTCAGCGGATTGTCCGATGCGCTCACCGATCCCATCTCCCTCGGGGTGATTGCCGGTCTGGTGCTCGGCAAGGTCGCCGGGATCTTCGGGGTCAGCTATCTGGTGGCCCGGTTCACCCGTGCTCGTCTGGACGACGAGCTGCGGTGGGTGGACGTGCTCGGGGTGTCGCTGCTCGGTGGTATCGGATTCACGGTGTCGCTGCTGATCGGGGATCTCGCCTACGGGGCGGGCACTGTCGCGGCCGACCACGTCAAGGTCGCGGTGCTGTGTGGCTCGCTGCTCAGCGCGGTTCTCGCCTCGATCGTGCTCACCTCCCGCAACCGCACCTACCGGAGAATCCGCGCGGCCGAACTCGAAGATGAGGACGGCGACGGGATCCCCGACGTCTACCAGCAGCGATGA
- a CDS encoding copper chaperone PCu(A)C, with the protein MEPPARHRLHTHRISAARRRAWSLLVLVLTAPLLVACGAGQITQTDTQQAAINGTNAELGDLLLRNVYFEAEPAAPVVPRYGQVTLAFTVVNQSSAPDRLVSIDSPAGELTLEASDQARELLPGSSLAAGEPIEQLRPTTAPDRPLTVRGRFPAEAIRPGLTHPVTFTFERAGTVTFEVPFDAWTPNEPLPTERPLPPLPASP; encoded by the coding sequence CACGACATCGCCTACACACCCACCGCATCTCGGCCGCGCGTCGTCGAGCCTGGTCGCTCCTCGTTCTCGTGTTGACAGCGCCCCTGCTCGTTGCATGCGGGGCAGGGCAGATCACCCAAACCGATACCCAACAGGCCGCCATCAACGGCACCAATGCCGAACTCGGCGACCTGCTGCTGCGCAATGTGTACTTCGAGGCCGAACCCGCTGCTCCTGTCGTCCCCCGATACGGACAGGTCACCCTGGCCTTCACCGTCGTCAACCAGTCCTCCGCGCCCGACCGGCTCGTCTCGATCGACTCTCCCGCCGGAGAGTTGACACTCGAGGCCTCCGATCAGGCACGCGAACTGCTGCCCGGCAGTTCCCTGGCCGCCGGAGAACCCATCGAACAACTCCGACCGACCACGGCACCGGATCGACCTCTGACGGTGCGCGGCCGATTCCCCGCCGAAGCGATCCGACCCGGCCTGACCCACCCGGTGACCTTCACCTTCGAACGAGCCGGCACGGTCACCTTCGAGGTGCCCTTCGACGCCTGGACCCCGAACGAACCACTGCCCACCGAACGACCGCTCCCGCCTCTGCCGGCGAGCCCATGA
- a CDS encoding AMIN-like domain-containing (lipo)protein — protein MNPTTHIRIMLIAATTAMALTGCSAISDEVAPVPTPAVAAATATHTPGTVPVDTTDKTAPADTDAALTVTDIRTGTHEGFDRVVYELGGLGTPGWRVGYVDRAIEVGSGETVPVAGDAVLEVRISGSAYPFTSEITPYTGPFPVRGRAGGSAVEVTGTTIFEGATQSFIGLAAPGLPFAVYSLDDPARVVIDVAH, from the coding sequence ATGAATCCCACCACTCACATCCGCATCATGTTGATCGCCGCTACTACAGCGATGGCACTGACCGGATGCTCGGCCATCTCCGATGAGGTTGCTCCCGTCCCGACCCCCGCCGTCGCCGCGGCCACCGCCACCCATACACCCGGCACCGTCCCGGTCGACACGACGGACAAGACCGCACCGGCCGACACCGACGCGGCGCTGACCGTCACCGACATCCGCACCGGCACACACGAGGGGTTCGACCGCGTGGTCTACGAACTCGGCGGCCTCGGCACCCCCGGCTGGCGGGTGGGCTACGTCGATCGCGCGATCGAGGTCGGCAGCGGCGAGACGGTGCCTGTCGCCGGTGACGCGGTCCTCGAGGTCCGGATCAGTGGCTCCGCCTATCCGTTCACCAGCGAGATCACGCCGTACACCGGCCCTTTCCCGGTCCGCGGGCGAGCAGGCGGCTCGGCCGTCGAGGTCACCGGCACGACGATCTTCGAAGGCGCCACCCAGTCCTTCATCGGCCTCGCAGCCCCGGGTCTTCCCTTCGCGGTGTACTCCCTCGATGACCCGGCCCGCGTGGTCATCGATGTCGCCCACTGA
- a CDS encoding phytoene desaturase family protein, giving the protein MVGFPVPEGGAVRITEALVRRLTGVLPERPFVLMGQMSTTDPSRSPPGTEAVWAYTHVPRRDLEWTAARRERFADRIQTVVERHAPGFTGRILGRAIQSPIELEQHNAVLVGGAINQGTSALHQQLIFQPTPGLGRADTPVDRVFLAGPHSLARAHGVGSIAQRYKRCSRR; this is encoded by the coding sequence ATGGTCGGCTTTCCCGTGCCCGAGGGCGGGGCGGTACGTATCACCGAAGCACTGGTCCGTCGGCTCACCGGCGTACTGCCGGAGCGACCGTTCGTCTTGATGGGGCAGATGAGCACCACCGATCCGTCGCGTTCGCCACCGGGCACCGAAGCCGTGTGGGCGTACACCCACGTCCCCCGCCGAGACCTCGAATGGACCGCCGCGCGGCGAGAACGCTTCGCCGACCGGATCCAGACCGTCGTCGAACGACATGCACCAGGGTTCACCGGCCGCATCCTCGGTCGCGCCATCCAAAGCCCGATCGAGCTCGAACAACACAATGCCGTCCTCGTCGGCGGAGCCATCAACCAGGGCACCTCCGCCCTGCATCAGCAGCTGATCTTCCAGCCCACCCCCGGCCTGGGACGGGCCGACACCCCCGTCGACCGGGTGTTCCTGGCCGGGCCGCACTCGCTCGCGAGGGCACATGGAGTGGGGTCTATCGCACAGCGATACAAGCGCTGCAGCAGACGTTGA